Within Methyloversatilis discipulorum, the genomic segment CCGCGGCTGGCCGGCGTACTCGACACGCGCTGGCGCGACGACGTACGCACGCGCTGGCAGGAGCGCAACAGCTATCTGGCCGAACGTCTGCAGCAGTTGCAGACGCTGCGTGAGAACGGCGAACGCAGCGTCGAGGATGAGTGGATGCTGCTGCAACTCACCGCCGAACTGGAGCCGGACGTCGACCGTCGCCCGGCCGTCGAGGCGCTGCTCGCGCGGGCGCCGGACCACCTCGCGGCCCGCTTCGCGCTCGGTGACCTGAAGCTGGACGCCGACGACGCCGGCGGCATCGACGACATCGAGGCGGTGATGCAGGCCGACGCCGACGCGATACTCGCCGGCTGCGAAACGATCTGGCGCTGGCTGCGCACGCGCGATCCGGTGCGCGCCGACCTGTACCGCGAACGCTGGGAAAAACGCCAGGCACACCTGGCCGGCGTGCAGCACGAAATGGACACGCTGGACCCGAAGTGCGAACTCGGTCGGCACGATCTGCCGCCGGAGGTCGAGGCCGACATCGTGCGCGCCGTGCTGCCGCACGCCGATCGTCTGGCCCGCGTTTTCCTGCTGCGCCGGCCGATCGCCGCCGACCCGCGGGCGCGTGCCTACGTACTGGCTTTCGACATGACACGACGCTGGCTGCGCAGCGAAGAGGCACTCGGCAAGCTGGCGCGCACGCTAGCGGCGGCGGACTATCCGGTCTCGCTGCACGTGGTGCCGCTGGGCGCGAAAGCCTTCCGCGGCTGGCGCAAGCGCATCCGCGCGCTGGGTGTCGAGGCGCTGCCGCTGGACGGCAAAAGCTGAACCTCAGGCGGCCTCAGGCAGCGATTGGCGGCAGTTCGGCGTCGCTCTCGCCCAGCGTGAAACAGAAGGTGGCGCCCTTGCCCGGCTCGGCGCGCGCCCAGACGCGGCCATTGTGGCGACGGATGATGCGCTGGACCAGCGCCAGGCCGATGCCGGTGCCTTCGAACTCACCTTCGCGATGCAGCCGGATGAAGGGATTGAACAGCTTGTCGGCGTGCGCCATGTCGAAGCCGACGCCGTTGTCGCGCACGTAGATCACCGCCTGCTGACCGCGGCCTTCGGCGCCGACCTCGATGCTGCCGTGCGGTACCGGCGACGAGAACTTCCACGCGTTGCGCAGCAGATTGTCGAGTGCGATGCGCAGCAGGCCGACGTCGCCAGCCACCAGCATGCCGGGCTGGATGACGAAGGTGCAGTCGCGCCGCGGATCACCGGCGCGCAGCATGTCGGCGATCTCCTGCGCCAGCGCGCTGAGGTCGACCGGCTGGCGCTGCAGCGGCATCCGCGTCACGCGCGACAGTTCGAGCAGGTCGTCGACCAGATGCTCCATGCGCAACGCGGCGCGCAGGATGCGTGACAGCGCGTCGAAACTCGCCTTGCCCAGGCCGCTCACGTCCGGCCGTGTCATTTCCGATTCGAGCACGCTGGCGAAGCCGTGAATGGCGCGCAGCGGGCCGCGCAAGTCGTGCGACACCGAGTAGCTGAAGCTTTCCAGTTCCTCGAACGCCGCCTTCAGGCTGGAAGTGCGGCTGCGCACGCGCTCGTCCAGCTCGTGGTTGAGCGCGCGCAGGTCTTCCTCCGCCTTGACCTGGCGGCTGACGTCGCGCGCGCTGCCGCGGTAGCCGGCGATCTGGCCGGCGGCATCGCGCCACGGCCGGCCGGACAGCGCCATGATGCGCACGCCGCCGTCCTGCTGTCGCCAGTCGATCACGATGTCGCGGAAGGGACGGAATTCCTGCGTCAGCAGCGCGATGTCGTCGTGCCGCTGCGGGCCGGGCCGGCGCATCGCGAACAGCGCGTTCAGCGACAGGCCGCGCAACGGCCAGGCGCCGTCCGACGTGTACACAATGGTGCGCGCGGCATCGGTTTCCCAGAACCAGTCGGCCGCCGCCTCGGCGAAATCGCGCAGCCGCGTGCGTTCGGCTTCGAGCTCATTGATCTTCTTGTCCAGCTTGTCGCGCAGCCGCTCGGCGTACAGCGCGTCGGCGTCGCCGACCACCGGCCGCTGCGGGCCGCGGCTGCCCAGCGCTTCCAGCTCGGCGATCAGGGCGCCGATCTCGCACGGCTTGACCAGGAAGCGGTCGGCGCCCAGCCGGTAGGCCAGCTCCTCGTCGCGGCGGTCGGTGAAGGTGGCGGTATAGAAAGCGAACGGGATGGCGGCCAGCTGCGGGTGGGCGCGCACCGCGCGGCACAGGCCGTAGCCATCGAGTTCCGGCATCAGGATGTCGGACACGATGAGGTCGGGCGGCTGCGCTTTCGCCAGTTCAAGCGCGGCGCGCCCGTCGGCGGCGGCCCGCACCGCGTGGCCGCGCGATTCCAGCGCAGCACTGAGCATCAGGCGGGAGTTCTCGTCGTCTTCGGCGATCAGGATGTCCATCAGGCTTGGGCCAGTACGTCTTCGATCTGTTTCATCACCCGCAGCGGGTCGATGGGCTTTTCTATGTAGCCGTTGCAGCCGGCGGCCAGCACGCGCTCGCGGTCACCGGCCATCGCGAACGAGGTGATCGCGACCATCGGAATCGGCGGCCAGCCCTCGGCCGCGCGGATGCGACGGGCGACTTCGATGCCATCGATGTCCGGCAGCTGGATGTCGAGCAGGATGAAATCCGGGCGCTCGCGCAGCGCCTCGGCGACCCCCTCCAGCCCGGTCATCGCACAGCGCGTACCGTAACCCCCGGCGTGCAGGATGAATGTGATCAGTTCGAGGTTGTTCTCGTTGTCCTCGATCACCAGCGCGGTCTTCACGGGCGGCCGCCCTCCGTCGCGCGGCCCGAGCCTTCGCGCGGCAGGTGCAGCGTGAAGCGGCTGCCCACGCCCGGCGTGCTCTGCACGTCAACGCTGCCCGACAGCAGTTCGGTGGCGATCTTGCGCGTCAGGTAGAGGCCGAGCCCGGTGCCGGGCGTCTTCACGCGCAGGTGGGAATCGATGCGTTCGAAGGGCTGGAAAAGGCGGGACAGTCCGGCATCGTCCATGCCGATGCCCGTATCCTCGACGCTGATGTCGAGCCAGCTGCCACGCACGCTCGCCTCCACAGTGATGGTTCCTTCGACGGTGTACTTTACCGCGTTGCTCACGAAATTCAGTATGCATTGGAGCAGCCGCCGACGGTCCGCCTGGACCAGGATGCCCGGTGGCACGCGCACCTCGATGTCCAGCTTCTTCTCGCGCGCCGCCGGCAGCACCGACTGCACCGCCTCGTCGATCACCGCCTCGACCTCGAAGCGCTCCTCGAACACGTCGATGAAGCCGGCTTCGATCTTCGATATGTCGATCACGTCGGTGATCAGCGCCAGCAGGTGCCGGGCCGAGCCATAGACGCGGGTCAGCTGGTCGTGCTGGCGCGTGTTCAGTTCGCCCGCCATGCCGGCCAGCACCACACCGGTGAAGCCGATGATGGAATTGAGCGGGGTGCGCAGTTCGTGCGACATCGAAGCGATGAACATCGATTTGAGCCGGTCGAGATCCTTCAGGCGCTCGTTGGCCTGCGCAAGTTCCGCGGTGCGTTCGCTCACCCGCTGTTCCAGCGTTTCGTTGGCCACGCGCAGCGCCTGTTCGTTGCGCTTGATGTCGCTGA encodes:
- a CDS encoding sensor histidine kinase, producing MDILIAEDDENSRLMLSAALESRGHAVRAAADGRAALELAKAQPPDLIVSDILMPELDGYGLCRAVRAHPQLAAIPFAFYTATFTDRRDEELAYRLGADRFLVKPCEIGALIAELEALGSRGPQRPVVGDADALYAERLRDKLDKKINELEAERTRLRDFAEAAADWFWETDAARTIVYTSDGAWPLRGLSLNALFAMRRPGPQRHDDIALLTQEFRPFRDIVIDWRQQDGGVRIMALSGRPWRDAAGQIAGYRGSARDVSRQVKAEEDLRALNHELDERVRSRTSSLKAAFEELESFSYSVSHDLRGPLRAIHGFASVLESEMTRPDVSGLGKASFDALSRILRAALRMEHLVDDLLELSRVTRMPLQRQPVDLSALAQEIADMLRAGDPRRDCTFVIQPGMLVAGDVGLLRIALDNLLRNAWKFSSPVPHGSIEVGAEGRGQQAVIYVRDNGVGFDMAHADKLFNPFIRLHREGEFEGTGIGLALVQRIIRRHNGRVWARAEPGKGATFCFTLGESDAELPPIAA
- a CDS encoding response regulator, producing MKTALVIEDNENNLELITFILHAGGYGTRCAMTGLEGVAEALRERPDFILLDIQLPDIDGIEVARRIRAAEGWPPIPMVAITSFAMAGDRERVLAAGCNGYIEKPIDPLRVMKQIEDVLAQA